Genomic window (Patescibacteria group bacterium):
GCCACCGGTAAAACTTCATAGGTTATACCAACAATCATTATCGGAACCTTATCAATATTGATGAGTTTATTGGCAGCAGTAACTGCTTCATCTCCCTCGGTTTTACTATCTTCATAAATTATCTCTAACATTCTTCCATTTACTCCACCGATGGAATTAATCTCATCCACAGCTAATTCAATAGCATTCTGCATACCTTCACCAAGAAAACTAACTTGACCGGTCAACGGCAAAATCGCTCCAATCTTAATCGTCCCTTTCGGTGCTGGTTTATAGAATACCGCAATTACAATGATAATGATTATGACAACTATAATCGGTATCCAATTTTTTTTCATAAATTCTTGTTTAATTAATTATTTTCATACGGCACAAACTGGCCGTTTTTGATGGTTTTGAAAGTTATGGGTTTAATTACGTCTCCGTTTTGATCAAACGTAGTCAACCCTCCAACGCCCGGATAATCTTTAATTTTATATAATTCTTCTTTTATACATATTGTATTTTCTCCACAAGATTTTAAAACTAAAGCAATAATTTTTAATGCATCATAAGAATTAGCTGCTAAGGCCTCGCTTTTAACTCCGTAATTCTTCTCATACTGTTTCTGATAATCGGCAATTGCAGGATTATTAGGATCAAATGCCGGATAAGTATAAATTATTCCATCGCTCAAAGGTGGTTTTACTAAATCAAAAAATTCTTTTGCTTCTATTCCGGTAGAGGCAAATATCGGTAAATTAATTCCAAACTCTTTTGTCTGTTTTACTATTTCTCCCATTTCCGAAACATAACCAGCCATATAAATTGCATTAGAATTGCTATTTTTTATTTTGGTTAAAATTGTACGAAAATCTGTTTCTCCTTTTGTATAATGTTCAGCTCCAACAATTTCCCCTTTCAATTCTTCAAATTTTTTGGTAAACCCTGCTTCATAACTTAATCCATTTTCAGAATTTACCGCAATAATAAAAGCTTTTTTAATGCCAAGTTCATTAATAACAAACCCAGCCATTTTTTCTCCATGCAAAGTTCCGCTTTCCCTATTTCGAAAAATATAATCACCGGCATTAGTAATATCGGCACCACTGGCCATTGGAGTAAAAAGTATAACTTTTGCCTTTTCAGCTATTGGAGCAGCGCCCAGAACAGCATTTGAACTAGCAAAACCAATTATTACTGAAACTTTATCAACATTAATTAATTTAGTTGTCGCTGTTACTGCTTCGTTTGTTTCGCTTTTACCATCTTCATAGATAATTTCTAATTTTCTCCCTTTAATACCGCCGTTGGAATTGATTTCCTCCAATGCAAGATTTAAGCCATTTTTTAAATAATTACCATAAACCGACAATTTTCCTGATAAATCAGCAACAATTCCAATCTTAATCGTCCCTTTTGGCGCTGGTTTATAAAATACCGCAATTACAATGATAATGATTATTACAACTATAATCGGTATCCAATTTTTTTTCATAAATTCTTGTTTAATTAATTATTTTCATACGGCACAAACTGGCCGTTTTTGATGGTTTTAATAATAATTGGCTTAATCGCATCTCCATTCTGATCAAATGAAGTTGTACCACTTACTCCTGGATAATCTCGAATATTATATAGTGCATCTTTTACGCATATAGGATTTCCGTCATGACAATTTTCCTTAATAATTTTTGCTAATATCATTATACAGTCATAAGCCTGGGCGGCAAATATGGTTGGATTCTTACCGAATTTTTCTGTATATAAATCCCAGAACCTTGGATCAATATTTCTTCCAAAATCTGTTACAGCAAAGATAATGCCCTCTGATAAATTACCCACGGCTTCTGAGAATTTTGTATCTGTTACAAAGCCATCCTCTGCCAATATCTGGAAAGACATTCCTAATTCGTTCATCTGTTTTATAATGAGCCCTGCTTGAGGCATTAACCCTCCTATATAAATCGCCTCTGGCTTTCCCGCCTTTATTTTTATAAGTTGGGTTTTAAAATCTGTTGTATCATTACCAAATCCTTCTCTACTCAAAACATTCTTCCCCTCGTTAATAAATTTATCTGTTATTATCTTATCTCCTAATGTATAGGCGGAACTGGATTGATCATAAATTGTTGCTATAGAATTAAATTTTTGGACCGCAAATTCGGCCAGCTTCCCGGTTTTTTGGCTCATTGTAACATGATCTCTAAAGATAAAATCGCCTGCCTGGGTTATTTCATCAGCAGCACTTCCAGGAGTTATCAAAACTATCCCTTCCTGTTCTGCTAATGGCGCAATGGCCAATGTGCTCGGAGAACAAATAGCTCCTATTACAAGTTTTGCCCCCTTCAGAGTAAGTTCACGATAACCCGACACAGCCTCTTTAGCATCACATTTCTCATCCGCAAATATTACTTCTATCTTTATTTTGCTGTTTTGATTTAATTTCTCCAATGCCAAATTTATTGCTTGTTTTGCGTCCTCGCCTAAATTTGTAGCCTTTACGGTTAATGGCAAAATCGCGCCTATCTTAATCGTCCCCTTCGGTGCGGATTTATAAAATACTGCCACCAATACAATAACGATTATTATAATAACTATTCCTCCTATTATTTTTGTTGTTTTGTTCACAAGTTTATTTTAATTAATTAATTATTATTTATTATTTCTCTTAATCCC
Coding sequences:
- a CDS encoding ABC transporter substrate-binding protein; amino-acid sequence: MKKNWIPIIVVIIIIIVIAVFYKPAPKGTIKIGIVADLSGKLSVYGNYLKNGLNLALEEINSNGGIKGRKLEIIYEDGKSETNEAVTATTKLINVDKVSVIIGFASSNAVLGAAPIAEKAKVILFTPMASGADITNAGDYIFRNRESGTLHGEKMAGFVINELGIKKAFIIAVNSENGLSYEAGFTKKFEELKGEIVGAEHYTKGETDFRTILTKIKNSNSNAIYMAGYVSEMGEIVKQTKEFGINLPIFASTGIEAKEFFDLVKPPLSDGIIYTYPAFDPNNPAIADYQKQYEKNYGVKSEALAANSYDALKIIALVLKSCGENTICIKEELYKIKDYPGVGGLTTFDQNGDVIKPITFKTIKNGQFVPYENN
- a CDS encoding ABC transporter substrate-binding protein — its product is MNKTTKIIGGIVIIIIVIVLVAVFYKSAPKGTIKIGAILPLTVKATNLGEDAKQAINLALEKLNQNSKIKIEVIFADEKCDAKEAVSGYRELTLKGAKLVIGAICSPSTLAIAPLAEQEGIVLITPGSAADEITQAGDFIFRDHVTMSQKTGKLAEFAVQKFNSIATIYDQSSSAYTLGDKIITDKFINEGKNVLSREGFGNDTTDFKTQLIKIKAGKPEAIYIGGLMPQAGLIIKQMNELGMSFQILAEDGFVTDTKFSEAVGNLSEGIIFAVTDFGRNIDPRFWDLYTEKFGKNPTIFAAQAYDCIMILAKIIKENCHDGNPICVKDALYNIRDYPGVSGTTSFDQNGDAIKPIIIKTIKNGQFVPYENN